The Streptococcus viridans genome includes a window with the following:
- a CDS encoding Ig-like domain-containing protein → MEEQVKTFYKKLFAFVAMISVVALGLSIIKPVSAATVTPTITNLKADTSGQKVTFSFDWDLTGISVKEGDTFTIDAPEGVNITKLATESLQANGAEVATLSMTDKKITFTFKKAIESMNQNVKGGFSYQAVWDSTPGNPGNKTATSKVGSESVIITRPDGPGVFESVLNKYNLTGDYVSKEFKLDASENYAWMNVGDDYYLTKWFIRINGDGKKQAITNPVVSDKIQASAVDYSKITFKTPANHAASEFFVGTYLKPSFTLRKGGQVVASGWNFWKHVTFDPDGNGFTVNLSDVSDVFKTATDEEIIVEYQTIIPKTTIRVDNNATLTADEITTPQTDPAFWNNTELKFWVSGDTTVTVQKEWVGDEEADRKDITVQLYADGKALEGMTQTLTKASGWQAEFTKLPGIKDGKKIEYSVVETNTPEGYTSKVEKIDDANVIKVINTSNKPTTTTTTTTTTTSTTTTTTTTEEPTTSTTTTTEEPTTSTTTTTEEPTTSTTTTTEEPTTSTTTTTEEPTTSTTTTTGEATTSTTTTTGEATTSTTTTTEEPKTTVTTTPETPATTVSTKEPKTTVTTTPGTPTTTPGGPTTTPTTTPGGPTTTPEGTTPENPTGPNAGGNGGGRKKLLPSTGEVVATGLVLTGVLVLAGAVVLKRKMTDN, encoded by the coding sequence ATGGAGGAACAAGTGAAAACTTTCTATAAAAAATTATTCGCGTTTGTAGCAATGATTAGTGTAGTTGCTCTTGGCTTGTCAATCATTAAGCCAGTTTCTGCAGCAACTGTTACACCAACCATTACAAACCTTAAAGCAGATACATCTGGTCAAAAGGTCACATTTTCTTTTGACTGGGACTTAACAGGAATTTCTGTTAAGGAAGGTGATACGTTTACCATCGATGCTCCTGAAGGTGTCAATATCACCAAACTTGCAACGGAGTCACTTCAAGCTAATGGTGCTGAAGTTGCTACCTTGTCGATGACAGACAAAAAGATTACTTTTACCTTTAAAAAAGCAATCGAATCCATGAACCAAAACGTTAAGGGTGGTTTCTCATACCAAGCAGTGTGGGATAGCACTCCAGGAAATCCTGGAAATAAGACTGCCACTTCTAAAGTCGGTTCAGAATCTGTCATCATCACTCGTCCTGATGGACCTGGCGTATTTGAATCTGTTTTGAACAAGTACAACCTTACTGGTGACTATGTATCTAAAGAATTCAAACTCGATGCATCAGAAAACTATGCATGGATGAATGTTGGAGATGACTACTACCTTACAAAATGGTTCATCCGTATCAACGGAGATGGTAAAAAACAAGCCATCACAAATCCTGTTGTATCAGATAAAATCCAAGCTTCAGCTGTAGATTACTCAAAAATCACTTTTAAAACACCTGCTAATCACGCTGCAAGTGAATTCTTCGTTGGAACTTACTTGAAACCATCCTTCACATTAAGAAAAGGTGGTCAAGTGGTTGCTTCAGGATGGAACTTCTGGAAACATGTGACATTTGATCCAGATGGTAATGGATTTACTGTGAACTTATCAGATGTCAGCGATGTCTTCAAGACAGCTACAGATGAAGAAATCATTGTTGAATACCAAACAATCATTCCTAAAACAACTATCCGTGTTGACAACAACGCTACCTTGACAGCTGACGAAATCACAACACCTCAAACAGACCCAGCCTTCTGGAACAATACAGAATTGAAATTCTGGGTATCTGGTGACACAACTGTGACCGTTCAGAAAGAATGGGTTGGTGATGAAGAAGCTGACCGTAAAGATATCACTGTTCAATTGTATGCTGACGGCAAAGCTTTAGAAGGAATGACACAAACTCTTACAAAAGCTTCTGGTTGGCAAGCAGAATTTACCAAATTGCCAGGTATCAAAGACGGTAAGAAGATTGAGTACTCAGTAGTGGAAACAAACACACCTGAAGGTTACACTTCAAAAGTTGAAAAAATTGATGATGCTAACGTGATCAAGGTCATTAACACATCAAACAAACCAACTACAACGACTACAACAACCACTACTACGACATCTACAACTACTACTACAACTACAACTGAAGAGCCAACTACTTCAACTACTACAACAACCGAAGAGCCAACTACTTCAACCACTACAACAACTGAAGAGCCAACTACTTCAACTACTACAACAACCGAAGAGCCAACTACTTCAACCACTACAACAACTGAAGAGCCAACTACTTCAACTACTACAACAACTGGAGAGGCAACTACTTCAACTACTACAACAACTGGAGAGGCAACTACTTCAACTACTACAACAACTGAAGAGCCTAAGACTACAGTAACTACTACACCTGAAACTCCTGCTACAACTGTTTCTACAAAGGAGCCTAAGACTACTGTAACTACTACGCCTGGAACACCAACTACAACACCTGGAGGACCTACTACAACACCAACGACTACACCTGGAGGACCTACTACAACACCTGAAGGTACTACACCTGAAAATCCAACCGGACCTAACGCTGGAGGCAATGGTGGCGGACGTAAGAAACTTCTTCCAAGTACAGGTGAAGTTGTCGCAACAGGTCTTGTTCTTACAGGAGTATTGGTCTTGGCCGGTGCCGTTGTATTGAAACGTAAAATGACTGATAACTAA
- a CDS encoding site-specific integrase has product MNITEYKKKDGTTVYRTSLYLGIDSITGKKIKTTISARTKKEIKNKALQAKVEFEKNGATRTAFTQFETYSELLDSWWETYSPTIKTNSQIAIKSQIENYLRPAFGSYKLDKLTPAIIQQQVNKWARDYNQNDGGFKRYGQLHSFNKRILQYGASLQAIASNPAKDILVPKIKKEKNKVKTKHFTDPELKQFFEYLDNLDQTSFKNLFCITLYKFLLATGCRINEALALEWSDIDLDNAVVHITKTLNYRLEINSPKSKSSYRDIDIDPKTVTMLKQYKHRQTKEAWTLGRTEKVVFSDFIHEYPNNRTLQARLKIHFKRAQVPDVGFHGFRHTHASLLLNAGIPYKELQHRLGHSTLSMTMDIYSHLSKESAKKAVSIFETALNNIKSS; this is encoded by the coding sequence ATGAATATTACAGAATACAAAAAGAAAGACGGTACAACCGTGTACCGCACCAGCTTATATCTTGGTATTGATTCAATCACAGGGAAGAAGATTAAAACAACCATTTCAGCCCGTACCAAGAAAGAAATTAAGAACAAGGCTTTACAAGCAAAAGTTGAATTTGAAAAGAACGGTGCAACTCGTACCGCTTTTACTCAATTTGAAACATATAGCGAATTACTAGATAGTTGGTGGGAAACTTACTCACCCACGATCAAAACAAACTCTCAAATCGCTATCAAGTCACAGATAGAAAATTATTTACGCCCCGCTTTTGGATCGTACAAACTAGATAAGTTGACCCCTGCCATTATTCAGCAACAAGTGAACAAATGGGCTAGAGATTACAACCAAAATGATGGGGGCTTTAAACGATATGGGCAACTCCACTCATTCAATAAGCGTATCTTACAGTATGGAGCTTCATTACAAGCGATTGCTTCCAATCCTGCAAAAGATATACTAGTACCAAAGATCAAAAAAGAAAAGAACAAGGTAAAGACAAAGCATTTTACAGATCCAGAATTAAAACAATTCTTCGAATACTTGGATAATTTGGATCAAACTAGCTTCAAAAATCTCTTTTGTATCACTCTTTACAAGTTTCTACTTGCTACTGGTTGCCGTATCAATGAAGCTTTGGCGTTGGAATGGTCTGATATTGATCTTGATAATGCTGTTGTTCACATTACAAAGACACTTAATTATAGACTTGAAATTAATAGTCCTAAATCAAAATCTAGCTACCGTGATATTGATATTGACCCCAAAACGGTTACAATGCTAAAACAATATAAACATAGACAAACTAAAGAGGCTTGGACACTTGGAAGAACTGAAAAAGTGGTCTTTTCAGATTTTATCCATGAATACCCAAACAACCGCACTCTTCAAGCAAGATTAAAAATACATTTTAAACGGGCGCAAGTTCCTGACGTTGGTTTTCACGGTTTCCGACACACTCACGCTAGTTTGTTATTAAATGCTGGAATACCATATAAAGAACTCCAGCACCGACTAGGACACTCCACCTTATCCATGACAATGGACATATATAGTCACCTCTCAAAAGAGAGCGCAAAAAAAGCCGTCTCAATCTTCGAAACGGCACTAAATAATATCAAAAGTTCCTAA
- a CDS encoding EbhA produces MKKNVITTAVVLALATGGASYYFSEYAPHQTAISHFEKSVDTLNENNKAIEKQIADTEKIIKEKAEPLEAKTLEDLKTAVKEAKNSIRKAPKMESDTQKIEDQAKEIAKPVDYSETQKNLTEKLTAYQNSVKQLAQITNPKDSFVEERLKEIDTIQEVQHATEENDPNGILNKQGGYTASIYFADNQVTEPVEGTDLLDKGTEAGGCIEVYKTKEEAEKRNTYLSAFDGGILDPGSHYVYGTIVIRTSHHLTASQQKALTEKIHNKLIELK; encoded by the coding sequence ATGAAAAAGAATGTTATTACTACTGCTGTTGTTTTAGCTCTTGCCACTGGTGGAGCAAGCTATTATTTCTCGGAGTATGCACCACACCAAACTGCAATAAGTCACTTTGAAAAGTCTGTTGATACTCTTAATGAGAATAATAAAGCAATTGAAAAACAAATTGCTGATACTGAAAAAATCATTAAAGAAAAAGCTGAACCATTAGAAGCTAAGACTTTAGAAGATTTAAAAACTGCTGTCAAAGAAGCAAAAAACTCGATTCGTAAAGCCCCAAAAATGGAAAGCGATACACAAAAGATCGAAGATCAAGCGAAAGAAATTGCAAAACCTGTCGATTATTCTGAAACTCAAAAAAACCTCACTGAGAAACTAACAGCTTACCAAAACAGCGTTAAGCAACTAGCACAGATTACAAACCCCAAGGATTCTTTTGTTGAGGAACGGTTGAAAGAAATCGATACAATCCAAGAAGTACAACATGCTACAGAAGAAAATGACCCTAATGGAATATTAAATAAACAAGGTGGCTATACTGCTTCTATCTATTTTGCAGATAACCAGGTAACAGAACCTGTTGAGGGGACTGATCTATTAGATAAGGGGACTGAAGCAGGCGGTTGCATTGAAGTATACAAGACCAAAGAAGAAGCTGAAAAGAGAAATACTTACCTATCAGCGTTTGACGGTGGAATATTAGATCCTGGATCTCATTACGTGTATGGTACTATCGTAATTCGTACCTCTCACCACCTCACTGCTAGCCAACAAAAAGCCTTAACTGAAAAAATTCACAATAAACTAATTGAACTGAAGTAA
- a CDS encoding helix-turn-helix domain-containing protein, translating into MNRLKELRQEKKLSQKELAEILRVHYRTLQNWENGESQIKPEKAKQLADFFNVSVGYLLGYDTKISELQNDLLISTKGLERTISEAFSQANSYFELQTQGIVDTIDLLIEGVKNEQLPPKQIVEALEFIKESAKSLDEIVDKMTEYQAKYTAENLLRYRLENKINKNNKG; encoded by the coding sequence ATGAATAGATTGAAAGAATTAAGACAAGAAAAAAAGTTATCTCAAAAAGAGTTAGCAGAAATTTTAAGGGTTCATTATAGAACTCTTCAAAATTGGGAAAATGGAGAAAGCCAAATCAAACCAGAAAAGGCCAAACAACTTGCCGATTTTTTTAATGTAAGTGTAGGGTATTTATTGGGTTATGATACTAAAATATCAGAATTACAGAATGATCTTTTGATTTCTACAAAAGGATTAGAAAGAACAATAAGCGAAGCATTTTCGCAAGCAAATTCATATTTTGAGTTACAAACTCAAGGAATTGTAGATACTATTGATTTATTAATTGAAGGGGTAAAAAATGAACAATTACCTCCCAAACAAATAGTAGAAGCTTTGGAATTTATTAAAGAAAGTGCCAAATCTCTGGATGAAATCGTGGATAAAATGACCGAATACCAGGCAAAATACACAGCAGAAAATCTATTAAGATATCGATTAGAAAACAAAATTAATAAAAATAATAAAGGTTAA
- a CDS encoding helix-turn-helix transcriptional regulator, which translates to MSKLRGYRVMLGLTQQEMADKLEISLQSYNNKELAKTAFNDKERLIIKSMVAKIKPDITIDELFYS; encoded by the coding sequence ATGAGTAAATTACGAGGTTATCGGGTTATGTTAGGCCTGACTCAGCAAGAAATGGCTGATAAGCTAGAAATTTCTTTACAATCATACAATAATAAGGAACTAGCTAAAACAGCTTTTAATGATAAAGAGCGCCTGATAATCAAGTCAATGGTTGCGAAAATCAAACCAGATATAACTATAGATGAATTGTTTTATAGCTAG
- a CDS encoding MerR family transcriptional regulator: MFSLSKESEFDLSHALLDLVDNFLKSKSQPEQRLLGLMTAKQLKDELNVTDNTLKRWEEKGLKRYQPPLEDTRKAYYKVSDILIFLGVEE; this comes from the coding sequence ATGTTTAGTTTGAGTAAAGAAAGTGAATTTGATTTATCTCACGCGCTTCTAGACCTGGTAGATAATTTTTTAAAATCTAAAAGCCAACCAGAACAAAGACTTTTGGGCCTTATGACAGCAAAGCAGTTAAAAGATGAACTTAACGTAACAGACAACACACTGAAACGATGGGAAGAAAAAGGCTTGAAACGTTACCAACCACCTTTAGAAGACACGCGCAAAGCGTACTATAAAGTGAGTGATATCTTGATCTTTTTGGGGGTGGAAGAATGA
- a CDS encoding phage/plasmid primase, P4 family, whose product MELEVLAKEQAQKARKKALPSSTLGVALMLRKFVRFIRIKPEVQGQKAPLYYYDPDKGIWLEDNEFLQDLISVIYPEVTEKKAFDILYKIAHQSTLRKIQSNYTVIGDKLYNSDSEEFEELTPSVIVTRKIKTGYNPEAEEPTIKGWKPSKWLSELFDNDQELYNLAIQIIKASITGRSLKNIFWLYGEGGTGKGTFQQLLINLVGMENVASLKMTEFDKSRFSTSILLGKTLVIGDDVQKDAIIRDTSNMFSLATGDIMTIEDKGKRPYSLRLNMTIVQSSNGLPRMNGDREAIDRRFKILPFTKVFKGKPNKAIKDYYINKKEVLEYFTRIALETPTEDITPKKSKEILREYHEENNPVIAFVSSFFTEDLTSEFLPNSFVFHNWKAYTEHYGIKLHKSEMSLHREIKNNLPSWITTGQKTISAGRQLPAGFYPNEDKTPYAQVYFNGREKPERRKKSRNERGYFNGNAKKRK is encoded by the coding sequence ATGGAACTGGAGGTATTAGCCAAAGAACAAGCACAAAAGGCAAGAAAAAAGGCCTTGCCGTCTTCAACCTTAGGGGTTGCTTTAATGCTTCGGAAATTCGTGCGATTTATTAGAATTAAGCCTGAAGTGCAGGGACAGAAAGCGCCATTGTATTATTATGATCCTGATAAAGGAATATGGCTTGAAGATAACGAGTTTTTACAGGATTTAATTTCAGTTATATATCCTGAAGTAACGGAAAAAAAGGCGTTTGATATTCTCTATAAAATTGCACATCAAAGTACACTTAGAAAGATACAGAGCAATTATACTGTTATCGGGGATAAGCTTTACAATTCAGATTCTGAAGAGTTTGAAGAGCTGACACCTAGTGTAATTGTAACTAGAAAGATTAAAACGGGGTACAATCCTGAAGCTGAAGAACCAACTATAAAAGGTTGGAAACCCAGCAAGTGGCTTTCTGAATTGTTTGACAATGACCAGGAACTATATAACCTAGCTATTCAAATTATTAAAGCAAGTATCACAGGAAGATCCTTAAAAAATATCTTTTGGCTTTATGGAGAGGGTGGAACTGGTAAAGGTACTTTTCAGCAATTACTCATAAACTTGGTAGGTATGGAAAATGTAGCAAGTTTGAAAATGACTGAGTTTGATAAAAGCCGTTTTTCTACCTCTATCCTTTTAGGTAAAACTTTGGTTATCGGGGACGACGTACAAAAGGATGCAATTATTAGAGATACCTCTAATATGTTTAGTCTTGCAACAGGGGACATCATGACCATAGAAGATAAAGGGAAGCGCCCTTATAGTTTACGTTTAAATATGACTATTGTACAATCGTCTAATGGTTTACCAAGAATGAACGGGGACAGAGAAGCGATTGATAGACGGTTTAAAATTTTACCTTTTACTAAAGTCTTTAAAGGCAAACCAAACAAGGCTATCAAAGACTACTACATTAACAAGAAAGAAGTTTTAGAATACTTCACGCGCATAGCTCTTGAAACACCAACAGAAGATATTACACCTAAGAAATCAAAAGAGATTTTAAGGGAGTATCACGAAGAAAATAACCCTGTTATCGCTTTTGTATCGTCATTCTTTACTGAAGATCTAACTAGTGAGTTTTTACCTAACAGTTTTGTATTCCATAACTGGAAAGCATATACTGAACATTATGGAATTAAGCTACATAAATCAGAAATGAGCTTACACAGAGAGATTAAAAATAATCTTCCTAGTTGGATAACCACAGGGCAGAAAACAATATCAGCAGGGAGACAACTTCCCGCTGGCTTCTATCCTAATGAGGATAAAACCCCCTACGCTCAGGTATATTTCAATGGCAGGGAAAAACCTGAACGACGTAAAAAATCTAGGAATGAACGGGGATATTTTAACGGAAATGCTAAAAAGAGAAAATGA
- a CDS encoding DUF1492 domain-containing protein, which produces MELEQLNERLENIKWLDKEIEALKLEIESLDSGVYKRNHLSASPFQKNTNNNAENKIVSTIKLKEDLEERLDRVIEERLEIVGMIDKNPYVLERTVLRLFYVSNLPNWAVAEKIDRSVSAMYLILRRGKERLAKIL; this is translated from the coding sequence ATGGAATTAGAGCAATTAAATGAAAGGCTAGAAAATATAAAATGGCTAGATAAAGAAATAGAGGCACTTAAATTAGAAATAGAATCACTTGATAGTGGGGTATATAAGCGTAATCATCTTTCTGCTTCACCATTTCAAAAAAATACTAATAATAATGCTGAAAACAAAATAGTTTCTACTATTAAGTTGAAAGAAGACCTGGAAGAACGACTGGATAGGGTTATTGAAGAACGCCTGGAAATCGTTGGGATGATTGACAAAAACCCATACGTTTTGGAACGTACAGTGCTACGTTTATTCTACGTCAGCAACTTGCCGAACTGGGCTGTGGCGGAAAAAATAGATAGATCAGTATCAGCAATGTACCTGATTCTAAGAAGAGGAAAAGAACGATTAGCGAAGATTTTATAG
- a CDS encoding protein-export chaperone SecB, translating into MSIDSELILKNVRVKSLNYSINEAIDLSEIKDVDILISPTPKLAKDDIHSGVVELSVELFDEFYIENNKPFHIEIVVQGMFTDSDQTSNMNVFEKYFPNMISILYPYVRSYISATTGMFGIQNVQIPAINVYDLMTNLSKSNNKK; encoded by the coding sequence ATGAGCATAGATAGTGAATTAATTTTAAAAAATGTTAGAGTCAAGTCTTTAAATTATTCAATCAACGAGGCAATTGATTTGTCTGAGATAAAAGATGTCGATATTTTGATATCACCAACACCTAAATTAGCTAAAGATGATATCCATTCAGGTGTTGTAGAATTATCAGTTGAATTATTTGATGAATTTTATATAGAAAACAATAAACCTTTTCATATTGAAATTGTTGTTCAAGGGATGTTTACTGACTCTGATCAAACGTCAAATATGAACGTTTTTGAAAAGTATTTCCCGAATATGATTAGCATACTATATCCATACGTCAGATCATATATATCAGCTACAACAGGGATGTTTGGAATTCAAAATGTACAGATTCCGGCAATCAATGTTTATGATCTAATGACAAATCTATCTAAATCAAATAATAAAAAATAA
- the recJ gene encoding single-stranded-DNA-specific exonuclease RecJ: protein MITSKYEWQFAAPFSDDTFLAQAKKRGLEASAAKLLGERGIQTEEALDRFLEPRLEDLHDPYLLHDMDKAVDRIRQAIEDYEQILVYGDYDADGMTAASIIKETLEQMGAEVAVYLPNRFTDGYGPNASVYKYFIEQQGISLIITVDNGVAGHEAIDLAQSMGVDVIVTDHHAMPEVLPDAYAVIHPEHPNADYPFKHLAGCGVAFKLATALLEEVPLDFLDLVAIGTIADMVSLTDENRILVKYGLGVLRQTQRIGLQEMLKLASIAPQDVNEETVGFQIAPRLNALGRLDDPNPAVELLTGFDDEEALEIALMIQAKNEERKEIVQAIYDEAKAMVDPSLPVQILAKEGWNPGVLGIVAGRLLEELHQPIIVLTIDQGKAKGSARSPESVHIFEALDPHRDLFIAFGGHAGAAGMTLEVDKLPRLTEIFSDYIREKGIDLTAKSTLFVDEELDLEELTLDTLKSFDRLAPFGMDHQKPVFYIRDFQVESSRTMGAGNSHLKLKIQKGDARFDVVAFGQGHLELEYSQAKNLELVVSLSVNQWNGQTTLQLMVVDARVEGVQLYNIRGKNAPLPQDIPLFSQLEEGEDSPAIVIDRIPDDLADLKALFQEQSFQAVYFKNHLDKAYYLTGYGSRDQYAKLYKTLYQFPEFDIRHKLSQLSDYLKIPQVLLIKMIQIFQELGFVQIENGIMTVNKDAEKKEIASSSIYQDLVQTVKDQELMALGSVQEIYDYLTESI from the coding sequence ATGATCACGTCAAAATATGAATGGCAGTTTGCTGCGCCCTTTTCAGATGATACTTTTTTGGCGCAGGCAAAGAAGAGAGGATTAGAAGCATCTGCAGCCAAGTTACTGGGAGAACGAGGGATCCAGACGGAAGAGGCGCTGGATCGTTTTCTTGAACCTCGGCTAGAAGATCTGCATGATCCCTACCTGCTTCACGATATGGACAAGGCAGTGGATCGCATTCGCCAAGCCATTGAAGATTATGAACAAATCCTAGTTTATGGGGACTATGATGCGGACGGGATGACGGCCGCTTCTATCATAAAGGAAACCCTGGAGCAGATGGGGGCGGAAGTAGCGGTCTATCTGCCTAACCGCTTTACAGATGGATATGGTCCCAATGCCAGTGTCTACAAGTACTTTATCGAACAGCAGGGGATTTCCCTCATCATCACGGTGGACAATGGAGTAGCTGGACACGAAGCCATTGACTTGGCCCAAAGCATGGGGGTAGATGTCATTGTGACAGACCACCATGCCATGCCCGAAGTCTTACCCGATGCCTATGCTGTCATTCACCCCGAGCATCCAAATGCCGATTACCCTTTCAAACACTTAGCGGGCTGTGGAGTTGCCTTTAAATTAGCGACTGCTCTCTTAGAAGAGGTGCCTCTAGATTTTCTAGATTTGGTAGCCATTGGGACCATTGCGGATATGGTCAGTCTGACAGACGAAAACCGCATCCTGGTCAAGTACGGCCTAGGTGTCCTTCGTCAAACCCAACGGATCGGCCTCCAGGAAATGCTCAAGCTGGCCTCCATCGCCCCTCAAGATGTAAATGAAGAAACGGTTGGTTTTCAGATTGCCCCTCGTCTCAATGCGCTGGGTCGCTTGGATGACCCAAATCCAGCGGTCGAACTCTTGACAGGTTTTGATGACGAAGAAGCGCTGGAAATTGCGCTGATGATTCAAGCCAAGAATGAAGAGCGCAAGGAGATCGTCCAAGCCATCTACGATGAGGCCAAAGCCATGGTTGACCCAAGCCTTCCTGTCCAAATCTTGGCCAAGGAAGGCTGGAATCCAGGTGTCTTAGGGATCGTGGCCGGTCGACTACTTGAAGAGCTCCATCAGCCCATTATCGTCCTCACCATAGACCAAGGCAAGGCCAAGGGGAGCGCACGTAGCCCTGAAAGTGTTCATATTTTTGAAGCCCTAGATCCCCATCGGGATCTCTTTATCGCCTTTGGAGGCCATGCGGGTGCAGCTGGTATGACTCTGGAAGTTGACAAGCTCCCTCGTCTGACCGAGATTTTTTCCGATTATATTCGTGAAAAAGGGATTGACCTGACGGCCAAATCTACCCTCTTTGTTGATGAGGAATTGGACCTAGAAGAGCTGACCTTGGATACCTTGAAGAGTTTTGACCGTCTCGCTCCTTTTGGGATGGACCATCAGAAGCCAGTCTTTTACATTCGTGATTTCCAAGTGGAGTCTAGTCGGACCATGGGGGCTGGCAATAGCCATCTGAAGTTGAAGATTCAAAAAGGCGATGCCCGCTTTGATGTCGTGGCTTTTGGCCAGGGCCATTTGGAATTGGAGTACTCCCAAGCGAAAAACTTGGAGTTGGTGGTATCCTTGTCCGTCAATCAGTGGAATGGACAGACCACCCTGCAACTGATGGTGGTGGATGCCCGTGTAGAAGGAGTACAGCTCTATAATATCCGAGGGAAAAATGCTCCTCTCCCACAAGATATTCCCCTCTTTAGTCAGTTGGAAGAAGGGGAAGATTCTCCTGCCATTGTCATCGATCGCATACCGGATGACCTGGCTGACTTGAAAGCCCTCTTCCAAGAACAGAGCTTCCAAGCGGTCTATTTTAAAAATCACCTAGACAAGGCCTATTATTTGACTGGCTATGGTAGTCGGGATCAGTATGCCAAACTCTACAAAACACTGTATCAGTTCCCTGAGTTTGATATTCGCCATAAGCTCAGCCAACTATCTGACTACCTCAAGATTCCACAAGTCTTGTTGATCAAGATGATCCAGATCTTCCAAGAGTTGGGCTTTGTCCAGATTGAAAATGGCATCATGACGGTCAACAAGGATGCGGAGAAGAAGGAGATTGCCTCTAGTTCCATCTATCAGGACTTGGTGCAGACGGTCAAAGACCAGGAACTCATGGCTTTAGGATCTGTGCAAGAAATTTATGACTATTTAACGGAATCGATTTAA
- a CDS encoding TipC family immunity protein — MNKKKIFLWLSPFLLFALYWLGIYWSLRNPMEEINYAENGSWMRYVMFSPYTETIGSDRIWKEDEGFQSYPYSDDIVGGQEDLSVMMFRDSSEWVYWYEYHLNENAYVWMTFKYNSKKRALIQEKVYLYEDNQTVEGSDFLQKLANYGKDLTWLRNQSKKVAEQYILGTWFKNGSSRYSLKNLGDMKIEYNELLEEK; from the coding sequence ATGAACAAAAAGAAAATATTTCTCTGGCTCAGCCCTTTCCTCCTTTTTGCCCTCTATTGGTTGGGGATCTACTGGAGTTTGAGAAACCCCATGGAGGAGATCAACTACGCTGAAAATGGCAGCTGGATGCGCTATGTGATGTTTAGCCCCTATACAGAGACAATCGGTAGTGATCGCATCTGGAAGGAGGATGAAGGATTTCAGTCCTATCCCTATTCAGATGACATCGTTGGTGGTCAGGAAGACCTATCTGTCATGATGTTTCGAGACAGTTCTGAATGGGTTTACTGGTATGAATACCATCTAAACGAAAATGCATACGTTTGGATGACCTTCAAATACAATTCTAAAAAAAGAGCATTGATTCAAGAAAAAGTGTATCTTTACGAGGATAATCAAACAGTTGAAGGGAGTGATTTTTTACAGAAACTTGCTAACTACGGCAAAGACCTTACTTGGCTTCGAAACCAAAGCAAGAAGGTCGCCGAACAATACATCCTTGGTACTTGGTTTAAGAATGGCAGCTCGCGTTATTCCTTGAAAAACCTAGGGGATATGAAAATTGAGTACAATGAATTGTTAGAAGAGAAGTAA
- a CDS encoding adenine phosphoribosyltransferase, which produces MNLKDYIASIENYPQEGITFRDISPLMADGNAYSYAIREIVQYATDKKIDMIVGPEARGFIVGCPVAFELGIGFAPVRKPGKLPREVISADYEKEYGVDTLTMHADAIKPGQRVLIVDDLLATGGTVKATIEMIEKLGGVVAGCAFLIELDDLKGREAIGDYDYKVLMHY; this is translated from the coding sequence ATGAATTTAAAAGATTACATTGCAAGCATTGAAAACTATCCACAAGAAGGGATTACCTTTCGTGATATCAGCCCTTTGATGGCAGATGGCAATGCTTATAGTTATGCGATTCGTGAAATCGTTCAATATGCAACCGATAAGAAGATTGATATGATCGTTGGTCCTGAAGCGCGTGGCTTCATCGTTGGATGTCCAGTCGCTTTTGAATTAGGAATTGGTTTTGCACCTGTTCGTAAGCCTGGCAAGTTGCCACGTGAAGTTATCTCAGCGGACTACGAAAAAGAATACGGTGTGGATACCTTAACCATGCACGCTGATGCTATCAAACCAGGTCAACGCGTCCTCATCGTCGATGACCTCTTGGCAACAGGTGGCACGGTTAAAGCAACTATCGAAATGATTGAAAAACTCGGTGGAGTGGTTGCAGGTTGCGCCTTCTTGATCGAGCTCGATGATCTCAAAGGCCGCGAAGCAATCGGAGACTACGATTACAAGGTCTTGATGCATTACTAA